TGAGAATTACTAAATTAAATTGgtaaaattgtttttttcgcaattaaattttaaaatgttgCTTAAATATTCTATGCAAATTTTAATGTCATCCCTTcaattgttttaaaatagaaattagtacttttattttatttaaagaaaaaaataaaaatatataaattatatgtttatattaaaacaacaataaaaatatattaaatcgATTGAAGTTATACCGATTTATGCATGCAATATAATTTACTTAAttacttatttatatgaaccCCCAAATAAAAGATTGTCAATATTTTGATAGCATTAAGGGCTATTAGTTTTtcttaacattttttatttttttttgttttgtgATAATTAAAGGGTATATACAATTCATTAACCtagtatttatatatagtatacattttaaggtatttaacataaattattttttagtcTTTTAAGAGAGCAAATGATAACACAAagcattattattattgtcaacattttttttttaatattataataaaatatcctaaaattttttagaaTTTCCCAATTTCTagattttataatttttcgattatttttatttccaacTTGTTTGGTTGTTATAATACTGATAATTCTCAAAATTCAATCAggaaacatataaatattttaattaaaattattatgtctatgaaaaatgcaaatagaaaaatatcgTGATTTAATATAGTGAAGATATAGTTAGAATTTACTAAAACAGGTTAAAgcaatttatatatgttttggtgttctatataattaaatatagaaacaatataatatcaactctattaataattatatattttttatattttagaaAAGATAAGaatctttattatattcatttatttaaaaaagtaaataatgtaagtttattatacaattcttataatttaaataaaagtgtattttatttatatttataaaggTAACCTAAAAAGTATTAATGTagcaaatataaaaataccaTATGTTGTTAAATTAAATTgatataatgaaatataaatatgttttaagaatttttctaataatgtatttttaattatttacatatttagAGTATATAAGATTGTAAAAGTTCTTTATAAACACAAAAAGTCagaaatatacattttttgcGTTTAGTAtgaacatatattataagatATAGGccttaaataattttttttttgcatttttgataatagattgtataaaaattacaatttattttaatcatgttttattaatatgaaataattaataagaATGTGGTTATGGTTGTAGTCGaaacatattttgtatGACCACGTGgttataaaaagaaaattgcaagtatattttaatattagcTATGTAAATggaaaacaaattataaaactgaaataaaatgaaaatttatttaaatataaataacaatggtgttttatttccaggttataatataatataaataatataatataatataatataatataaataatataatataaataatataatataaataatataatataaataatataatataatataatataaataatataatataatataaataatataatatattttttgattgGGGCACTAATATGTATTctgtattatttaataaaaacaatttgGCATTATAGTTGAGGTATacaaaaatagaaaaaaaaatctataaagaattaaaatttattaataaatcgatatttaaattataaatttttctcaaatagttttataaaaaaaattataaagaaaatatgattaactcgcatttatttattgataatatttttataattacaGCGTTGAGGCAATGAATACTTAGTATTGATgatttttgtttaaaaataattcaatatacctaaaaaaaaagttatattcataaatacTTTTAGTGAAATATGTGaaattttcaataataaTTACCTTAACAAAttctataaataatatataaaatgagCGAATGAACACATACGTAGataattgttattattcctatataataattcactaacaaattttgtaataatgaaaaaaatatataattatattaagatataaaaattacattatcccaacaatttttatgtatacatGTTATTCAATGAAtagataaaattaaaaatgaaaccATTTcagattttaaaaaaaattgtgatattctcaattattattttctcttttgaatatgaacaaaatgtAAGCTGTTCATAATTTGCGTGATTAATGAAAAGATGGTTATTTTTccttgtatatatattttttattttgtatgagttttatattattataatatggTGATGATAAagcatttatatttaaaatgaaTGGTTATATGTAAATCTACAAGTATATGCTGATAAAATTCTTACTTATTTTCAGATTTTATACGATATAAGGAAAGGAAAAAATGTGTATTCCCAAACAGattcaataatttttagAAATGATAGAATATTAAAAGGTTCAACAAATCAATTAGAtgcaaattatttttacgATTCCTTTATGACTATTGCATCTCTGAAAGATGAATATGAAGATTGCGGTGAAACACAAcctgaaatatataatgaacatattataaattttcataaagACAAcgaagaatataaaaataaaaataaatataaagaaacaaaaatatgtgAAGAGGGTTGGGATTATATAGATAGTGATAACTATATAGATGATGTATGTGTGAATGAACTTGATGAAATGACAagtacatataataaaagagCACGTGCAAATGATAAAAGAACATGtgtaaatgataaaaaaacatgtgtaaatgataaaaaaacatgtgtaaatgataaaaaaacatgtgtaaatgataaaaaaacatgtgtaaatgataaaaaaacatgtgTAAATGATAAACCAGTAAGTATAGatgatgatatattatatatagatgATGATAGAGTATACATGTTTGATGATAAagtaaatgtatataagaAGAAAAGTATATTTGATGATAAGGGAAGTATAGATGATAAGGGTAGTATATTTGGCAATATAATAGGTGTACTTGAAGATCAAttagataaatataataaggAAATTACATTTGATGATAATGACAGTATAGATTATGATGACAGTATATTTGACGATAGAGTATGTATACTTGAAGATcaattaaatgaatataataagaaaAGTATATTTGATGATAATGAGAATATAGATGATGATGTTTTGAATAAGTTAGAATCTTCAAACGAGGAAAATcatagtaaaataaaatataagatAGATTTTATTCCATGTTCAGATAATTCagtagaaaaaaaaaaaaatttatcatCGAGATATGACCATTTTAAACAAGTAAtagataatgaaaatttcTTGATTATTGATTTCAGTAATTATGAAAGAGAATATAatagaattattttaacaaattataaaaaacataaatataatagtcTTACCAAAGataagttaaaaaaaaaagtcaTAAATATGGgtataaacataataatCGGGGTTTTAATTATTGGAACGATTGGACCTGCACTTCCTTTTATGTTTGCAACGAAAGAAACATTTAGTAATCAAGTAAAGAGCATGTGgaaattttacaaaaaaaaaattacagaAAGACTCAGAAAGAAATAACcaacttttattattttatatgtttaaacaattaaatataattttttggggcttgatttttattattcgaacgataaaacatatttattataattcacaatttaaaaatttttatataggtaacaaaaaagaaaaataataattaatacgAAAAGGAAAGTATACATTTGTGctcataaattataatatttctatCTAGTGCacttatataaattaaatatagttaaagtataatatagatattatatattttaatgttAAAATTTAGATAGTCATCTATGGGAGTTCTTAAAATACTATAttacaattatttattttaaaaaaatgaaaaagagaAATGTAATACATTGACATTAAGTAATTATATTGAGTGCACTAATTATATCGTTATACTGTATAGTGTTATAACATAGGTaaaagggaaaaaaaataataataatggacagcgtaataataacaataatatattgatGTTCTAAATACTAACATCTGTGTTATGATTATATGATTCAATTagatgcatatataattttaaggTTATAATAAGACTGGAaacttatataaaatggataattaattgttataatttttataagtatTAATTTAATGTAGTAATATTAGAATTAGTACTACCaagaaaaacaatattaattCTAATAACAATTCTATAATTTTAcctaaaaatattttttttctattatagAACTAAATATAAgtttattacaaaatatgtaatgtataatatatatttaggTCCTAAGTAGAA
The sequence above is a segment of the Plasmodium berghei ANKA genome assembly, chromosome: 1 genome. Coding sequences within it:
- a CDS encoding fam-b protein, which encodes MKPFQILKKIVIFSIIIFSFEYEQNILYDIRKGKNVYSQTDSIIFRNDRILKGSTNQLDANYFYDSFMTIASLKDEYEDCGETQPEIYNEHIINFHKDNEEYKNKNKYKETKICEEGWDYIDSDNYIDDVCVNELDEMTSTYNKRARANDKRTCVNDKKTCVNDKKTCVNDKKTCVNDKKTCVNDKKTCVNDKPVSIDDDILYIDDDRVYMFDDKVNVYKKKSIFDDKGSIDDKGSIFGNIIGVLEDQLDKYNKEITFDDNDSIDYDDSIFDDRVCILEDQLNEYNKKSIFDDNENIDDDVLNKLESSNEENHSKIKYKIDFIPCSDNSVEKKKNLSSRYDHFKQVIDNENFLIIDFSNYEREYNRIILTNYKKHKYNSLTKDKLKKKVINMGINIIIGVLIIGTIGPALPFMFATKETFSNQVKSMWKFYKKKITERLRKK